The following proteins are co-located in the Solanum pennellii chromosome 8, SPENNV200 genome:
- the LOC107027299 gene encoding abscisic acid 8'-hydroxylase CYP707A2-like has product MEFVSMFCLFSFISCSILLLHSVFKLFEFGVKKLPLPPGSLGWPYIGETFQLYSQNPSFFFASKVKKYGSIFKTHILGCPCVMISSPEAAKLVLVTKAHLFKPTFPASKERMLGKQAIFFHQGEYHAKLRKLVLRAFKPEAIKNIVPDIESIAITSLQSMQGRLINTYQEMKTYTYNVALLSIFGKDEMLCREDLKRCYYVLETGYNSMPINLPGTLFHKSMKARKELAKMLAKIISVRRETNQNHTDLLGSFMGDQEDLTDEQIADNIIGVIFAARDTTASVLTWILKYLGENPSVLQAVTEEQEGIMREGKVLSWAHTKKMPMTTRVIQETLRAASVLSFTFREAVEDVEFEGYLIPKGWKVLPLFRNIHHSPDNFSEPEKFDPSRFEVTPKPNTFMPFGNGTHSCPGNELAKLEILILVHHLTTKYRWSMMGPQNGIQYGPFALPQNGLPIMLSHKTS; this is encoded by the exons ATGGAGTTTGTGTCTATGTTTTGcttgttttctttcatttcttgcTCAATTCTACTTCTTCATTCTGTGTTTAAGCTCTTTGAATTTGGTGTTAAGAAGTTACCTCTTCCTCCTGGTTCTTTGGGTTGGCCTTATATTGGTGAAACTTTTCAGCTGTACTCACAAAACCCAAGTTTCTTCTTTGCTTCAAAAGTCAAGAA GTATGGTTCAATTTTCAAGACTCACATATTGGGATGTCCATGTGTGATGATATCAAGCCCAGAAGCAGCAAAACTAGTTTTGGTCACTAAAGCTCATCTTTTTAAGCCTACATTCCCTGCTAGTAAAGAGAGGATGTTAGGGAAACAAGCCATTTTTTTTCATCAAGGAGAATATCATGCTAAGCTAAGAAAGCTAGTTCTTCGAGCATTCAAACCCGAAGCCATCAAAAACATCGTACCAGACATCGAATCAATCGCGATAACATCACTTCAATCTATGCAAGGAAGATTAATCAATACTTACCAAGAAATGAAAACA TACACATACAACGTTGCATTGCTTTCGATATTTGGCAAAGATGAAATGCTGTGTAGGGAGGATCTAAAGAGGTGCTATTACGTGCTCGAAACAGGGTACAATTCGATGCCAATCAATCTCCCAGGAACACTTTTTCACAAATCAATGAAAGCACGAAAGGAGCTAGCAAAGATGTTGGCTAAAATCATATCAGTTAGGAGGGaaacaaatcaaaatcataCAGATTTGTTAGGATCCTTTATgggagatcaagaagatcttacAGATGAACAAATTGCAGATAACATAATTGGTGTTATATTTGCTGCTAGAGACACTACAGCTAGTGTCCTTACATGGATCCTTAAGTACCTTGGTGAAAATCCTAGTGTCCTACAAGCTGTCACA GAAGAGCAAGAGGGGATAATGAGAGAAGGAAAAGTGTTGAGTTGGGCACATACAAAGAAAATGCCTATGACTACAAGAGTGATCCAAGAGACACTTAGAGCTGCTTCAGTCTTATCTTTTACATTCAGAGAAGCTGTTGAGGATGTTGAGTTTGAAG GATATCTAATACCTAAAGGATGGAAAGTATTACCATTGTTTAGAAACATTCACCATAGCCCTGATAATTTTTCTGAACCAGAGAAGTTTGATCCTTCAAGATTTGAG GTTACTCCAAAACCCAATACTTTCATGCCATTTGGCAATGGGACCCACTCATGTCCAGGCAATGAGTTAGCCAAGCTGGAGATTTTGATCCTTGTACATCATCTCACCACAAAGTACAG GTGGTCTATGATGGGCCCACAAAATGGAATTCAGTATGGACCCTTTGCTCTTCCCCAAAATGGCCTGCCCATTATGCTCTCCCACAAGAcatcataa